A genomic region of Papaver somniferum cultivar HN1 chromosome 7, ASM357369v1, whole genome shotgun sequence contains the following coding sequences:
- the LOC113295034 gene encoding ATP-dependent DNA helicase PIF7-like, translating into MTLTKNMRLDQCDPENIAFAEFLLEVGSKPEEKVKLSSSVDRCKDVKELISKLYPSLGTSNQVSPEELTERIILSARNDDVNDINMEAMNILDGETFTYLAAERLHPDESGIIPNYSNEFLQNLNLPGMPLFRLNLKIGCPIILMRNLSPSEGICNGTRLLVTKCGKHVLQAKILTEHKAGETVLLPRISFQPSVSELNINMTRRQFPARVAYAMTINKSQGQSVKYVSIDLKTPVFSHGQLYVALSRCTAANRIIVLLEDKAEEPETTNIVFPEVLL; encoded by the exons ATGACGCTCACAAAGAATATGCGCCTTGATCAATGCGATCCAGAAAACATAGCTTTCGCCGAATTCTTACTTGAG gttggatcaaaACCAGAAGAAAAAGTCAAACTCTCTTCATCAGTAGATAGATGCAAGGACGTGAAAGAGTTGATATCGAAACTGTACCCCTCTTTAGGGACATCTAATCAAGTATCACCTGAAGAGTTAACCGAGAGAATCATCTTATCAGCACGTAACGATGATGTTAACGATATTAACATGGAGGCAATGAATATTTTGGATGGAGAGACATTCACTTATTTAGCCGCAGAAAGATTACATCCCGACGAAAGCGGCATTATCCCAAATTACAGCAACGAATTTCTCCAGAATTTAAATCTACCAGGAATGCCCTTATTCAGGCTAAATCTTAAAATTGGATGCCCAATTATTTTGATGAGAAATCTGTCTCCATCCGAGGGTATTTGTAATGGTACCAGACTATTGGTTACGAAATGTGGTAAACACGTACTACAGGCGAAAATTCTAACAGAACACAAAGCAGGAGAGACAGTATTGTTACCAAGGATATCGTTTCAACCATCGGTTTCAGAATTGAACATAAACATGACAAGGCGTCAATTTCCAGCCAGGGTAGCATATGCAATGACAATTAATAAATCACAAGGACAATCTGTTAAGTACGTCAGCATAGATTTAAAAACTCCTGTGTTCAGCCATGGCCAGCTTTACGTGGCTTTATCAAGATGCACTGCTGCCAATAGAATAATAGTACTTCTCGAAGACAAGGCCGAAGAACCTGAAACAACTAACATAGTATTTCCAGAAGTTCTACTATAA